The proteins below come from a single Fusobacterium nucleatum genomic window:
- a CDS encoding TetR/AcrR family transcriptional regulator: MPKKVLFSKELILDKAFELFKEKGIESISARNVGRMLDASPAPIYKSIGSMRNLKKELIKKAKDLFIEYLTKKRTGIKFLDIGMGISIFAREEKQLFLQVFSKDNIEGSLIDEFLNLIREEIKKDERLIRINKEKQDELLVSCWVFAHGLSTLIATDFFKNPTDEFIENVLRNAPAKLFYEYIEKYSK, translated from the coding sequence ATGCCAAAGAAAGTTTTGTTTTCAAAAGAACTTATTTTAGATAAAGCATTTGAATTATTTAAAGAAAAAGGAATTGAATCTATAAGTGCTAGAAATGTAGGAAGAATGCTAGATGCTTCCCCTGCACCTATATATAAATCTATTGGTTCTATGAGAAATCTGAAAAAAGAATTAATAAAAAAGGCTAAAGATTTATTTATAGAATACTTAACAAAAAAAAGAACTGGAATAAAATTTCTAGATATAGGTATGGGAATTTCAATTTTTGCTCGTGAAGAAAAACAACTTTTTTTGCAAGTATTTTCAAAAGATAATATTGAAGGCTCACTAATTGATGAATTTTTAAATTTAATTCGTGAAGAAATAAAAAAAGATGAAAGACTTATAAGGATTAATAAAGAAAAACAAGACGAATTATTAGTAAGTTGTTGGGTATTTGCCCATGGACTATCAACTCTTATTGCAACTGATTTCTTTAAAAATCCTACTGATGAATTTATAGAAAATGTGTTAAGGAATGCACCTGCCAAATTATTCTATGAATACATTGAAAAATATTCTAAATAA